In Amycolatopsis sp. EV170708-02-1, the following are encoded in one genomic region:
- a CDS encoding gamma-glutamyl-gamma-aminobutyrate hydrolase family protein, protein MASNVSEPLIGLTSYLEPAKFLVWETEAALLHRVYVDGIVAAGGIPVLLPPVSTAHDRLMSAVDGLVLVGGADVDPARYGQEQHATTYTRPNRDAFEFGLLRSALDSGKPVLGVCRGLQVLSVALGGTLAQHLPDTLDSADHQPAPGSFGTTTVTLAEGSRVASILGAETKVPCYHHQAIDKLGDGLIPVGWAADGTIEAAELPGDGFVLGVQWHPEQNPDDTRLFEALVEAAKEMK, encoded by the coding sequence GTGGCTTCGAACGTCTCTGAACCCCTGATCGGGCTCACGTCCTATCTGGAACCCGCGAAGTTCCTGGTGTGGGAGACCGAAGCGGCGCTGCTCCACCGGGTCTACGTCGACGGGATCGTCGCGGCGGGCGGGATCCCGGTCCTGCTGCCGCCGGTGAGCACGGCACACGATCGGCTGATGTCCGCCGTGGACGGTCTCGTCCTGGTCGGCGGCGCGGACGTCGACCCGGCGCGCTACGGCCAGGAACAGCACGCGACGACGTACACGAGGCCGAACCGGGACGCGTTCGAGTTCGGCCTCCTGCGGTCCGCTTTGGACAGCGGGAAACCGGTGCTCGGCGTGTGCCGCGGGCTGCAGGTGCTCAGCGTCGCGCTGGGCGGCACGCTCGCCCAGCACCTGCCGGACACTTTGGACAGTGCGGATCACCAGCCCGCGCCGGGTAGCTTCGGCACCACTACGGTGACGCTTGCCGAGGGCAGCCGCGTCGCGTCGATCCTCGGCGCCGAGACCAAGGTGCCGTGTTACCACCATCAGGCGATCGACAAGCTCGGCGACGGCCTGATCCCGGTCGGCTGGGCCGCCGACGGGACCATCGAGGCGGCCGAACTGCCCGGCGACGGGTTCGTGCTCGGCGTCCAATGGCATCCCGAACAGAATCCCGACGACACCAGGCTTTTCGAGGCGCTGGTAGAAGCTGCGAAGGAGATGAAGTGA